The window TCCGCGAAGGCGCCTTCGCCTGGGCCTTTTGCAGCAGCTTGTCGAAGTCGCTCAGTCCCGAGGCGGCGCGTGTTTTGAGTGGGCCCGGCGATATCGCGTGCACTCGAATTCCCTTCGGGCCAAGCTCGGCGGCCATATAGCGCGTCACCGCTTCGAGCGCGGCTTTAACCGGCCCCATGATGTTGTAGTTCTCGACCACCATCTGCGAGCCGTAATACGTCATCGTGAAGAGCGTGCCACCGTCCTTCATGAGCGGCTCGGCCAGCTTGGCCATGCCGATGAACGACCAGCACGACAGCTCCATCGCCAGCAGGAATCCGTCTTTCGAGCAATCGACGACGCGGCCCTGCAGATCGTCCTTCGGGGCGAAGGCGATCGAATGCAACATGATGTCGAGCTTGCCCCACTTCTTCTTGATGGTGTCAAAAACGACCTCCAGCTCTCCCGGCTTTTGCACGTCAAGCGGCATGTAGATCGACGCATCGACCTGCTTGGCGAGCGCGTCGACGTAGCGCTTGGTCTTTTCGCTGCGGTAGGTGATGGCAAGGTCCGCGCCGAAGGCGTGAAACGCCTTGGCGCATCCCCAGGCGATCGATTGGTCATTGGCGATGCCGGTTACGAGCGCCTTCTTTCCCTTCAGCACGGCAAGCGAAGCGAGGTCGATCATGCTCGTTTCTCCTCAGCCCCCGCAGCGTGCGAGCGCAATGCATCGAGCGCATGTTCGGCTATCATCAGCTCCTCGTCGGTCGGGATGACGTAGCAGGCGACCAGCGATCGCTTGCGGGAAATCTTGAGCTCGCCCTTGGCATTCGCCTTGGAAGACAGCTCGAGGCCAAGCCACGTCAGTCGCTGCGCGACCGCCTCGCGGATGGCCGGTGCGTTTTCTCCGATCCCTGCCGTGAACACGAAGCCGTCGATGCCGCCCATGGCGGCGGCAAGCATTCCGGTAAAGAGCGCAATGCGGTAGGTGAAGTAGTCGAGCGCTAGCTTGGCGCGCGGATCGTCGCTTGCCTGAAGCTCGCGCACGTCGTTGCTGATGCCTGATAAGCCCTTCAACCCGCAGTCGTTGTAAAGGAGACGCTCGATCTCCTTGGCGCTCATCCCCTTCTCGCTCATGAGGTAGAGCACGACGCCGGCGTCGAGTTGCCCCGGGCGGGTGCCCATCGGCAGCCCATCAAGGGCCGTGAAGCCCATGGTGCTTTCGACGCTTCTTCCCGACGAGAGCGCGCACATGGAGGCGCCGCTTCCAAGATGCGCGATCACGACCCTGCCGCCGGCAATTTCAGGCGCGACCTCGCGGAGCTGCCGAGCGATGTATTCGTACGACAGGCCGTGAAATCCGTAGCGGCGAACGCCCTCCGCATAGAACGCGTCGGGAATAGCGAAACGGTCCGCCACTTCAGGATGGCCGCGATGGAAGGCGGTGTCGAAACACGCGACCTGCAGCACCTGGGGCTGCCGCTGCAGGATCGCTTTGATTGGAGCCAGGTTGTTTGGCTGATGCAGCGGGGCGAGCGGAACGAAGCGCGAGAGGCGGTCGACCACTAGTTCGCTGACAACCGTCGGCGCGCTGTAGTCCGGCCCGCCGTGAACGACACGGTGGCCGACGACGGCTGGAAGTTTGCCGCCGATCTGCGGGCGCAGGAACCCGATGACTTTGTCGAGCGCTGCCGGCACGGTATTGACCTCCGCGCCCGGCCACGTCTCATCGACCAGCAGTTCCCCTTCAGGGTTTTTGGCGATCAGGTGGGGGTGCGCGCCGATGCCCTCGATTTGTCCCTTGAAGCGCCGTTTAAGCTGGTCGCGGGCTCCAACCTCGAACAGCTGGAACTTGATGCTCGAGCTGCCCGCATTCACCACAAGGATGGTTTCGGCGGTCATGGCTCAGGCCCGCACCGGCTCTTTTGCCCTGCGATTGTGAGCGAGCAGCATGGCAACCGCGCACGAGGCCATGCGGGTTCTGAGGTTATCGGCCCTTGAAGTCAGGATGACCGGCACGCGTGCGCCGAGCACGATTCCGGCTGCATCGGCCCGGGAAAGAAACGTCAGGTTCTTGGCCAGCATGTTGCCGGCTTCGAGGTCGGGCACGACGAGAATCTGCGCGTGTCCGGCAACCGGTGAGTCGATGCCCTTGATGCGCGCGGCCTCGGGGCTGATCGCGTTGTCGAAGGCAAGAGGGCCATCGACAATGCCGCCGGTGATCTGGCCGCGATCGGCCATCTTGCACAGCGCCGCTGCCTCGATCGTCGAAGGAATGCCCGGGTTGATGGTCTCGACGGCAGAGAGGATCGCGACCTTCGGCGTGCCGAGGCCCAGTCCCGCGTAGAGGTCGATCGCGTTCTGGACGATGTCGCGTTTTGCCATCAGGTCGGGAAAGATGTTCACGGCCGCATCGGTGATGAACAGGGTTTCCGCGTGGTTGGGCACGTCCATGACGAACACATGACTGATGCGCCGTCCCGTCCTCAGCCCCGTCTCGCGCTTGGCGACCGCACCGAGAAGCTCGTCCGAGTGTAGGCTGCCCTTCATCAGCAGCTCAGCTACGCCCTTGCGGACGAGTTCGACGGCCAGCTCGGCGGCGGCCTGACTATGCGGTGCATCGACGATCTCGTGCCCGGAGATGTCGAGCCCGAACTTTTCGGCGACCGCCTTGATCTTGGCTTTGGGACCCACAAGGATCGGCACGATCAGTCTCGCGCTTGCCGCATCGAGGACTCCGCGGAGCGAGCTCTCGTCGCATGGGTGAGCCACCGCCGTTGGAAGCGGTTGAAGTCCTCGAGTCGCCGCCAGAAGCCGATCGTACTTATCGTGCTCGCGCAGCTGCGAGACTACTGCCTTCTTGGTCATGGCACCGATCCTCTTTCGCGGACGATGCGCGGCTACCCGTCACCATTTCAGGTACAGCGCTGCCTCTCCAGGCATGCCGCCTGGAAAGCTGATGATCTCGGCGTGGAGCTTGTAGCCGAGCGGTCGCAACTCCTTGTCGAAGAAGTCATAGGCATTCTTGGCAAACCCCTGGAGCGTAGTGGGCCACTCTGGGTCGGCAATATTGATGCGTCGGCCGCCGTCCGAGCAGAAGGTGCACGGGAACGTCACCGCTTGGATCTGGTGCTCGCCACGCTTGGCGGCGACACTCACGGCGTGATTGATCCGTTCGATAGCTTCGGGTGCGACCGTGCGTGTCATGAACGCCTCGCGCAGATCGAGTTCCTGCTGCTGCTTCTTCTGCTTCAGCCGCCGCTCCTTCTCCATCTCCGCCAGCTCGGCCTCGGAGGCCATTTGCAGTAGGTCGTTAGGTTTCAAAAGGTCAGCCATGGTCGTGCTCGCTTGCTCTACCCGGGTTAGCTTGCCCGTCTGTGTTTGGAACCCTTGCCGCCGTGGAGCGGCAGCGGACGGAGCTTCGTGAAATGCTGCAGCTCGTGAGATGATGGACTGTCGGCGCTTTGCTCGAGTAGGTGCTCCAGCGCAGCCAGTCGAACCTCTGCGGTTGTCGTGTGCAGCCCGACAGTCTCGATCAGTCTCCGCAGCATCGCTCGCATCTGCCCGGCGAGTGCGGGGTCCTTCTCGAGCATGGCCGGAACGGCCGCAATTGCGCGCTGCGGTTCAACCAGCAGCATGAAGAATTGCTCGCGCACGACGCGCTTGAATTCGCTGAGAGACATGCCGCTTCCGGCCTCCTCGCGCATGCGCCGGAGGAGATTGAAACCACGCTCGTCGAAGGCGCCGTCGGGTTCGCCGAGATAGAGCATGGCGCGGATTGCCGCTTCGCGGGGGCCACCAGCCGATATGCCATCCCGCAGCTCTTTGATGCGGCGGTTTACAAGCGCGAGATGCGCGGCGTCCTTGCGAGGTCTGCGCAACGCCGTCCCGTCCGCTGCCTTGAGCCCGACCAGCGCCTGCAACACGGGCGAGCCATAGACGGCATTGAAGGTCGCCTCACACAAATCGTCGCGCTGTCGGCGGTAGGTATCGAGCCACGTTTCGGTCCAGCTCGATAGGAGCTCCTGGACTTGCCAGAATGGATTAGTGGTAGGGACGGGCTGGCGGTTATCGCGTGCCAAGTCCGCTGCGGCTTCCAGCGGTTTCATCATCGGACTCTCGGCGGAGAACATCTCGTACTGGATTCGCAGCGGGTGCATACGCCGCATCGCCACGGCCAGGTCCTCGTTCGCCCATAGCCGCACCCACGGCTGCACGAACATCCTATAGAGACCAAGATTGATCTCAGAAACGCGGGCGACCGTCGCGAACTTGCGATCGTCGCTTTCGTCATTGCCGCCGAGGGCGCGAATGTCATCCAGGGTCCGCGCCTCGAACCGCACGAGGTAGTTTCCGCCGATCAAGTCCGCGGCGCGCTGCCCGGGATCCTTGGCCACCATCACCGCTTCATAGAGTCCCGGCGGCAGAACATCGATGAGGTCGATGTTGCTGGCGAACTCGTCGTGCTCTTTCTTCGCCACTGAGCCTGAGACGAAAATCCCCAGATGCCCGATCGAGGGATGCACCGTATAGACGATGGTTTGGCCGTGGGTGCGGATGTCCTCCACGTTTTCGTAAAGCTCGAGGATCCAATCGAGCGCTTGCGGCGGCGGCGTGATGTTATCGGCCTTCGAGCAGAAGACGATGATCGGGGAGGTGATGTTGCGCAGGTCGAAGCGGGTGCCATCAGAGGATGCGATCTCGCCGGACGCCAGTTTGTTTCCGATGAATAGCTCGTCGGCGATAAACTGCATCTCTTCTGCGTTGAGAACGACGTGCCCGCCCCACCACTGCTCGAACTCGAGATAGCGCGGCGCCTCGCTGTCGACCTTGGCATAGAGGTTGTGCTGCTTCGACCAGAGCGTGTTCGCGGGATTGAGGTTCTCGAAGTTCGACACGAGCCAGGC of the Hyphomicrobium album genome contains:
- the fabI gene encoding enoyl-ACP reductase FabI, producing the protein MIDLASLAVLKGKKALVTGIANDQSIAWGCAKAFHAFGADLAITYRSEKTKRYVDALAKQVDASIYMPLDVQKPGELEVVFDTIKKKWGKLDIMLHSIAFAPKDDLQGRVVDCSKDGFLLAMELSCWSFIGMAKLAEPLMKDGGTLFTMTYYGSQMVVENYNIMGPVKAALEAVTRYMAAELGPKGIRVHAISPGPLKTRAASGLSDFDKLLQKAQAKAPSRSLVSIDDVGVAVAFLAMNGAKLITGETLYIDGGYHIID
- a CDS encoding acetate/propionate family kinase yields the protein MTAETILVVNAGSSSIKFQLFEVGARDQLKRRFKGQIEGIGAHPHLIAKNPEGELLVDETWPGAEVNTVPAALDKVIGFLRPQIGGKLPAVVGHRVVHGGPDYSAPTVVSELVVDRLSRFVPLAPLHQPNNLAPIKAILQRQPQVLQVACFDTAFHRGHPEVADRFAIPDAFYAEGVRRYGFHGLSYEYIARQLREVAPEIAGGRVVIAHLGSGASMCALSSGRSVESTMGFTALDGLPMGTRPGQLDAGVVLYLMSEKGMSAKEIERLLYNDCGLKGLSGISNDVRELQASDDPRAKLALDYFTYRIALFTGMLAAAMGGIDGFVFTAGIGENAPAIREAVAQRLTWLGLELSSKANAKGELKISRKRSLVACYVIPTDEELMIAEHALDALRSHAAGAEEKRA
- a CDS encoding DUF3141 domain-containing protein; this encodes MLRTSTPITDPRAPAPAFPLGDAWSYWIDACQRSLLFFDVLQQRSERYREHAAKVAPHVLKFACELVMDGRTLGRPVNYVLVRVAPPPDVEIDATKRPFVIVDPRAGHGPGIGGFKPQSEIGVAFKAGHPCYFIGFLPEPIPGQTIEDIVHAEAAFLERVIELHPDADGKPAVVGNCQAGWAVMLVAAQRPELFGPIIVAGSPLSYWAGVHGENPMRYTAGLLGGSWLTALTGDIGNGKFDGAWLVSNFENLNPANTLWSKQHNLYAKVDSEAPRYLEFEQWWGGHVVLNAEEMQFIADELFIGNKLASGEIASSDGTRFDLRNITSPIIVFCSKADNITPPPQALDWILELYENVEDIRTHGQTIVYTVHPSIGHLGIFVSGSVAKKEHDEFASNIDLIDVLPPGLYEAVMVAKDPGQRAADLIGGNYLVRFEARTLDDIRALGGNDESDDRKFATVARVSEINLGLYRMFVQPWVRLWANEDLAVAMRRMHPLRIQYEMFSAESPMMKPLEAAADLARDNRQPVPTTNPFWQVQELLSSWTETWLDTYRRQRDDLCEATFNAVYGSPVLQALVGLKAADGTALRRPRKDAAHLALVNRRIKELRDGISAGGPREAAIRAMLYLGEPDGAFDERGFNLLRRMREEAGSGMSLSEFKRVVREQFFMLLVEPQRAIAAVPAMLEKDPALAGQMRAMLRRLIETVGLHTTTAEVRLAALEHLLEQSADSPSSHELQHFTKLRPLPLHGGKGSKHRRAS